GAAGAATTGTATTTCAAAAGTTTTTACGGTATTAATAATAATATTTTTATTTGGAGGTATAATACCCGTTATGAGCAATGATCAAGTTACAGGGACTGAGATAAAGATCATGACCTATAACATCCATCATGGTGCGGATGCGGAGAATAAATTTACACTCGACAAAATAGCGGAATTTATTAAATCAGAAAACCCTGACCTCGTTGGAATACAGGAAGTATTGAATATGGTTGATAGTAAAGATTGTACTGACCAGGTAGCGTATCTCAAAAAATATACGGGTTTACATCCTGTGTTTAACCCCAACGTTATTAAGGATAAATATACTTATGGAGTAATGTGCCTCAGCAAATATCCCGTAAAAAAGTATGAACACCGTTTATTACCATCAATTGAGTACCTCAACAATTTTAGTGAACAACGAGGTTGTATAATATCAACAGTAGAAATCGGTAAAACAACAGTAACGTTCATAGTGACACATCTTGGGTTAACACAAGAAGAACAGTTGTTGCAGGCAAAGGAATTAATGAAAATCTCAGCCGGGATTGAAGGATACAAAATCATGGTTGGCGATTTTAATGAAGAAGTGTATAAAACAGTGAAACACAAGGTTATAGGAAGTACACAGACAGTAAATATTCAGGAATACTCACCTGTGATGGAAGAACTGTTAGGCGAAAAACCGCAGAGGTTGCGCAAGGACCGTTATGCCGACGCGTTTATGGGTACCAAACCCGGTGAAACCAGCACATTCCCCGCAGATAAGTCTGATATCAGGATAGATTATGTTCTAATAAGCCCGGAATTGTATAAGGGCATAACAGAAAAACGTGTGGTTCCGTCATTACTATCCGACCATTTACCGTTAATAGTTAAAATCCGTATCCCGTAAAAAATCCTTGCAATTAAATCTTCACGGTAGCTATTTAGGAAACAGTACTGACATCGCTTTACGGTCAAGCCCATACCCAGGGCGTCCGTCTGCGCGTTTGGATACTTTACCATTCTTAAATATAAGAACAGTAGGTGTAACCTTAATCCCATACTCATCCCATAACGGACACGCGTCATCGTCAAGAATAACCTCAACAAATTCGTAAGTATCTCCAAAATTATCCGCATATTCCTGAAATACAGGGCGGAACATGTTACAGTAAGGACAGTAGCTCAACGAAAAAAATATGGCGGTAGATTTTGAAGCGTTCATCAAAGTATTAACATTATCCGGGTTATTGAGTTTTTTCATTGGCTTAATAAACCTCATTTTAATAAAATCAAAACAGTATTTATAAAACATTATAACACTAAATTTAATGTTTGTAATATGATAATATAAGGTTTTATAAAACAATTGTAAAGGTAAAGAATGGGAAGGACGGGGAAAAGAAAGTATGGAGATTACGGGTAAGTACGGGATTTTGGTAATATTTTTACTTGCAGCAACAGCGCTGATACTATCCTCTTGCGCGGGAACAAAGAAGGTACTCAAAAAAGTGTCTTTATCACAGCAGCAGATGGGGTTAGCGGTTAAAGCCAACCTTTCCCCGGATGAATTGAGCATGATGGAAGCAAAACCGATTTATCAGTTTACTAATAAAGAACTTGATAAATACCTCGGATATTTACAGGTATCAATCCCTGACCTTAGAAAACGGATACAGCATATCGCACGGAAAAACCTTGGGCAGCCGTACAACATTTTTTTATTGGGTGAGTACCCGTTTGAACTTTATGACTCGGATCCGTTGTTTAAACTTGAAGAAAGCGATTGTGTTGTGTATTCCGAACACACATACGCTATGGCGTTAGGCTGGGACTGGCCAAGTTTTTTTGCGTTTCTCCAGAGGATACGATATAAAAACGGTGAAATAAGTACTCTCGCGCGAAACCATTATACCGAACTTGACTGGGATAACAATAACTCATGGCTGGTTGAGGACGTAACAATGGAACTCATCGGGGATAAAGCTGTATCGGTATGCAGCGAGTACGATAAAGCAAAATTTTTTAAGAAACAGTACGGTATTGACGTGGATATCGCGAAACTTAACCTTACATGGTACTACATCCCGTACGACTCGGTCCCCGGTATTATTAACAAACTCCAGGCAGGCGATTTTGTTAACATCGTAAGAGGGTATGATGAAGACCCTAACGGTAAATGGGTGGGGCATACGGGGTTGATTACCAAAGATGATGATGGTA
The genomic region above belongs to Elusimicrobiota bacterium and contains:
- a CDS encoding thioredoxin family protein, which codes for MKKLNNPDNVNTLMNASKSTAIFFSLSYCPYCNMFRPVFQEYADNFGDTYEFVEVILDDDACPLWDEYGIKVTPTVLIFKNGKVSKRADGRPGYGLDRKAMSVLFPK
- a CDS encoding endonuclease/exonuclease/phosphatase family protein; the protein is MSNDQVTGTEIKIMTYNIHHGADAENKFTLDKIAEFIKSENPDLVGIQEVLNMVDSKDCTDQVAYLKKYTGLHPVFNPNVIKDKYTYGVMCLSKYPVKKYEHRLLPSIEYLNNFSEQRGCIISTVEIGKTTVTFIVTHLGLTQEEQLLQAKELMKISAGIEGYKIMVGDFNEEVYKTVKHKVIGSTQTVNIQEYSPVMEELLGEKPQRLRKDRYADAFMGTKPGETSTFPADKSDIRIDYVLISPELYKGITEKRVVPSLLSDHLPLIVKIRIP
- a CDS encoding N-acetylmuramoyl-L-alanine amidase-like domain-containing protein → MEITGKYGILVIFLLAATALILSSCAGTKKVLKKVSLSQQQMGLAVKANLSPDELSMMEAKPIYQFTNKELDKYLGYLQVSIPDLRKRIQHIARKNLGQPYNIFLLGEYPFELYDSDPLFKLEESDCVVYSEHTYAMALGWDWPSFFAFLQRIRYKNGEISTLARNHYTELDWDNNNSWLVEDVTMELIGDKAVSVCSEYDKAKFFKKQYGIDVDIAKLNLTWYYIPYDSVPGIINKLQAGDFVNIVRGYDEDPNGKWVGHTGLITKDDDGTVFFTHSTSPKVKMEPLLAMCTSAPQLAAERRKHNADADVQNKIIKEENEKLRAENNGKPSKKEKKLISKRAIFYGFKFLRLREDPIAELIKIDGDKAPLVIGSQGLYNKKVQQLQKQQVQP